The Papaver somniferum cultivar HN1 chromosome 3, ASM357369v1, whole genome shotgun sequence genome includes a region encoding these proteins:
- the LOC113359635 gene encoding uncharacterized protein LOC113359635, with protein MVITNGIHPTHMFFADDVFIFCNGAKKSIENLMKLLESYQLSSGQVINKSKSKLFIDGTTEERKRYIQNLIQMDLSTLPYKYLGVILHSGRVRISTIWPMVELMQKKLAYWKGKLLSFHDRNFLWSGDGDGEIRKYTILSWKKVCTPYSEGGLGIQRLEVLNKALLMKLLWRIMNSDVEWASFIKAKYQDKHGLWKSNWQLSSIWPGLKWAWDHLKENIRWCLGDGRKVSLWFDSWINDTLLIEDIGYTDYVKEHMHMKVADIILDG; from the exons ATGGTGATCACAAATGGAATTCATCCCACCCACatgttctttgcagatgatgttttcaTTTTTTGCAATGGAGCAAAGAAGAGtattgagaatttgatgaagCTGCTAGAAAGCTACCAACTCAGTTCAGGGCAAGTTATCAATAAAAGCAAAAGCAAGTTATTCATTGATGGCACTACTGAAGAAAGGAAGAGGTACATTCAaaatttgattcaaatggatTTAAGTACTTTACCTTACAAATATTTGGGAGTTATTCTTCATTCTGGGAGAGTTAGAATTTCCACCATTTGGCCCATGGTTGAATTAATGCAGAAAAAGCTTGCTTATTGGAAAGGGAAGCTACTATCTTTTCATGACAG aaatttcttatggtctggagatggagatggagaaatTAGAAAATATACAATTCTTTCTTGGAAGAAAGTGTGCACTCCTTATAGTGAAGGTGGCTTGGGAATTCAAAGGCTGGAAGTACTTAACAAAGCTCTGCTTATGAAGTTATTATGGAGAATCATGAATTCTGATGTAGAGTGGGCATCATTTATAAAAGCAAAGTATCAAGATAAGCATGGACTATGGAAGAGCAATTGGCAATTATCTTCCATTTGGCCAGGGCTAAAATGGGCTTGGGATCATCTAAAGGAAAATATTAGATGGTGTTTAGGTGATGGAAGAAAAGTATCATTATGGTTTGACTCTTGGATCAATGATACCCTTCTCATTGAGGATATTGGTTACACAGATTATGTTAAAGAGCATATGCATATGAAAGTTGCAGATATAATTCTTGATGGATAA